Proteins from a genomic interval of Gemmatimonadales bacterium:
- a CDS encoding NAD(P)H-quinone oxidoreductase produces MRAVVFTGAGGTEVIRIAQVPAPAVGAGQIRVRVRAAGLNRADILQRRGSYPAPHGWPADIPGLEYAGEVEALREATRWRVGDRVMGLVGGGAQAELVVVDEDEALPIPPGLSFEEAAGIPEAFLTAFDALTTRGRVAPGDRVLIHAVGSGVGTAAAQIAKHLGATVIGTSRSADKLARAAVYGLDAGIDTSRTPFREGVGAPVDVILDVLGGEAFADNLAVLATRGRLVMLGFLTGTRADADLGPILRKRLEVIGTVMRARSHEERVPLVREFARGMLPLFDQRVEHAAPLRPVIERVFPMDRIAEAHEALERNETFGKVVVVW; encoded by the coding sequence ATGCGCGCAGTCGTGTTCACCGGCGCCGGCGGCACCGAGGTCATCCGCATCGCCCAGGTCCCGGCGCCGGCCGTGGGGGCGGGGCAGATCCGGGTGCGGGTCCGGGCCGCGGGGCTCAATCGCGCCGACATCCTTCAACGACGCGGCAGCTATCCCGCGCCGCACGGCTGGCCGGCGGACATTCCGGGGCTCGAGTATGCGGGCGAGGTGGAGGCGCTCCGAGAGGCGACCCGCTGGCGCGTGGGAGACCGCGTCATGGGCCTCGTGGGCGGAGGCGCGCAGGCCGAGCTCGTGGTCGTTGACGAGGACGAGGCGCTGCCGATTCCGCCGGGCCTCTCGTTCGAGGAGGCGGCCGGCATTCCGGAGGCGTTTCTCACGGCCTTCGACGCGCTCACGACTCGGGGCCGCGTCGCACCAGGCGACCGGGTGCTGATCCATGCGGTGGGGAGCGGCGTCGGCACCGCGGCCGCGCAGATCGCGAAGCATCTCGGCGCTACGGTGATCGGCACCTCACGCAGCGCGGACAAGCTGGCGCGGGCGGCGGTGTACGGGCTCGACGCCGGCATCGACACGAGCCGCACGCCGTTTCGTGAGGGCGTGGGCGCGCCGGTGGATGTGATCCTCGACGTGCTCGGCGGCGAGGCTTTCGCCGACAACTTGGCGGTGCTGGCAACGCGCGGCCGGCTCGTGATGCTCGGCTTTCTCACGGGCACGCGGGCCGACGCGGACCTCGGCCCGATTCTTCGAAAACGGCTCGAGGTGATCGGCACCGTGATGCGCGCCCGGAGCCACGAAGAGCGGGTGCCGCTCGTGCGGGAGTTCGCGCGTGGCATGCTGCCGCTCTTCGATCAGCGGGTGGAGCACGCGGCGCCGCTCCGGCCGGTGATCGAGCGGGTGTTTCCGATGGACCGTATCGCCGAGGCGCACGAAGCGCTCGAGCGGAACGAGACGTTTGGGAAGGTGGTGGTTGTCTGGTAG